The Streptococcus sp. oral taxon 431 nucleotide sequence AACACGTATTTTGACAGCACTAGAAGAAGTGATTGACCCAGAGTTGGGGATTGATATCGTCAATCTAGGCTTGATCTACGAGATTCGTTTTGATGGCGATACAGGTGAGACTGAAATTGATATGACCTTAACAACCATGGGTTGTCCCTTGGCGGATCTTTTAACCGACCAAATCTATGATGCTATGACGGACGTTCCAGAGGTTACTAATGTTGAAGTCAAATTAGTTTGGTATCCAGCTTGGACGGTTGAAAAAATGAGCCGCTATGCTCGCATTGCATTAGGTATCAAGTAAGTAAATGATAAAAAGAGAAATAGTGTAGACGCCAGGAAATTCCCAGCTTTTATGCTATCTCTCTTTTTATTTGCTGATTTTATTTGAAGAAAATGGTATAATGGTTACTATGGAAAAAAAGAAATTACGCATCAATATGCTAAGTTCAAGTGAAAAGGTAGCTGGCCAAGGTGTGTCTGGTGCTTACCGTGAACTGGTGCAGCTTTTGAAACGAGATGCGAAAGACCAACTGATCGTAACGGAAAATCTACCGATTGAGGCGGACGTTACTCATTTTCATACGATTGATTTTCCTTATTATCTCTCGACCTTTCAGAAAAAACGTTCTGGTCGTAAGATTGGCTATGTTCACTTCTTACCAGATACCTTGGAAGGTAGTTTGAAGATTCCATTCTTCTTAAAGGGGATTGTCAAACGCTATGTATTTTCTTTTTATGACCGTATGGAGCATCTGGTTGTGGTCAATCCTACCTTCATTGAGGATTTGGTGGCTGCTGGAATTCCACGTGAAAAAGTGACCTATATTCCTAACTTTGTCAACAAAGAAAAATGGCATCCGCTTCCTATAGAGCAAGTTGAACAACTTCGTAAAGATATGGGAATTGATGAGAATCAGTTTGTAGTCGTTGGTGCAGGTCAGGTTCAGAAGCGTAAAGGAATAGATGACTTTATCACTCTAGCTGAGGAATTACCGGATATCACTTTTATTTGGGCTGGTGGCTTCTCTTTTGGGGGAATAACCGATGGTTATGAACGCTATAAAAAGATTATGGATAATCCTCCTGACAATCTAATTTTCCCAGGGATTGTTGATCCAGAACGGATGAGAGAACTCTATGCTTTAGCTGATTTGTTCTTACTTCCTAGCTATAACGAGCTCTTTCCAATGACTATTCTAGAAGCTGCGAGTTGTGAAGCACCCATTATGCTTCGTGATCTAGATCTTTACAAGGTCATTCTTGAAGGAAATTACAGACCAACAAGTGATGTAGAAGAGATGAAAGAAGCTATCTTGGAATATCGAGAGCATCCAGAAGCGTTGAAAGAGTTGAAAGAAAAGGCTAAGGCCATTTCAAGAGATTATTCAGAAGAGCATCTTCTTGAAATCTGGCTAAAATTCTATCGGGAGCAAGCAGCTTTAGGAAAAAAATGAGGTAGTATATGCGAATTGGTTTATTTACAGATACTTATTTCCCGCAGGTCTCGGGTGTTGCGACCAGTATTCGAACTTTAAAAACAGAACTTGAAAAGCAAGGACATGCCGTCTTTATCTTTACAACAACAGACAAGGATGTTAATCGTTATGAAGACTGGCAGATTATCCGTATCCCTAGTGTTCCTTTCTTTGCCTTTAAGGATCGACGTTTCGCCTATCGTGGATTTACAAAAGCTCTTGAGATTGCCAAGCAATACAAGCTGGATATTATTCATACGCAGACTGAGTTTTCTCTTGGTTTATTAGGGATTTGGATAGCGCGTGAATTGAAAATCCCAGTCATTCATACCTATCATACCCAGTACGAGGATTATGTTCACTATATTGCTAAGGGTTTGTTGATTCGTCCGAGCATGGTCAAGTATCTTGTAAGGGGATTTCTTCATGATGTGGATGGTGTGATTTGTCCGAGTGAGATTGTGCGTGATTTATTATCTGATTATAAGGTCAAAGTTGAAAAGCGTGTCATTCCTACAGGTATTGAGCTTGCCAAGTTTGAACGTCCTGAAATTGGACCAGAGCACATCAGTGATCTACGAGATAAACTAGGTATTAAGAAAGACGAAAAGATGCTTCTTAGTCTTTCCCGGGTGTCTTACGAAAAGAACATTCAAGCTGTTTTGGTAGCACTTCCAGATGTTCTAAAAGAAGAGCAAAATGTTAAATTAGTCGTTGCTGGAGATGGACCTTATCTGGAAAACCTCAAGGAGCAAGCAGAAGATTTGCAGATTCAGGATTCTGTTATCTTTACAGGTATGATCGCTCCAAGCGAGACAGCACTTTACTATAAGGCGGCTGATTTCTTCATTTCAGCTTCAACTAGTGAGACGCAAGGCTTGACCTATCTTGAAAGTCTTGCAAGTAAGACTCCGGTAATAGCTCATGGAAATCCTTATCTAGATAATTTGATTAGCGATAAGATGTTTGGAACTCTTTATTATGAAGAGAGAGATTTAGCAGGGGCTATTTTAGAAGCTTTAATTGCAACTCCAAAGATGGATGAAAAACTTTTGGCTGATAAATTGTATGAAATTTCAGCTGAGAATTTTGCTAAGAGAGTCCATGAGTTTTATTTGGATGCTATCATCTCAAACAATTTTGAAAAAGAATTAACTCGTGATGAACCGATGACACAACGGATTTTAAAGACAGTATTTTACTTGCCACAGCAGGCAGTTTCAGTTCCAGTAAAAAGTTCTAAACGAATGTTAAAAGCATCCAAGAAACAGTTGAATGACTTGAGAGATTATTGGAATGACTAAGATCTTCGAAGAAAGGAAATGAAGAAATGAAAAAGAAATTTATGAGAAGTAGTCGAGATCAAAAAATAGGTGGAGTATGCGCTGGTTTAGCAAATTATTTTGATATTGATCCGACAATCGTACGTGTAATCTGGGGAGTTCTAGCTTTTTGTTATGGTAGTGGACTGATTGCTTACTTGATCTTGTGGGCAATTGCTCCAGTCTCGGAAGAATATTAAAAATAGGGAATTATAGAAAAGGAGAAAATAATGGCATTTGGTGATAATGGAAAACGTAAAAAAACATTTTTTGAGAAATTGACACTATTCGTCGTCTTGATTATGTTGTTTGTAACCTTAGCAGGTATTTTTGCTACAGCCATTGGTGTATTTAGCAGATTCTAGGAAACTAGAATTTCTAGCAAGTAGTAATAGTTGGTGACTGGGATTTCCCAGCCCTTTTTAAAGTGAGAAAAGAATATGAGTATGTTTTTAGATACAGCCAAGATTAAGGTCAAGGCTGGAAATGGTGGCGATGGCATGGTTGCTTTTCGCCGAGAAAAATATGTCCCTAATGGAGGACCATGGGGTGGTGACGGTGGCCGTGGTGGTAACGTTGTTTTCGTTGTAGATGAAGGTTTACGTACCCTGATGGACTTCCGTTACAATCGTCATTTTAAAGCCCAATCGGGTGAAAAAGGGATGACCAAAGGAATGCACGGACGCGGTGCAGAAGACTTGATTGTTCGAGTACCGCAAGGAACAACTGTTCGTGATGCAGAAACTGGAAAAGTTATTACTGACTTGATTGAGCACGGTCAAGAGTTTATCGTTGCTCACGGTGGTCGAGGTGGTCGTGGAAATATCCGTTTTGCGACACCAAAAAATCCTGCTCCAGAGATTTCTGAAAATGGAGAACCTGGTCAGGAGCGTGAGTTACAGTTAGAGCTTAAAATCCTTGCGGATGTTGGTTTGATTGGCTTCCCTTCAGTTGGTAAATCAACTCTACTCAGTGTGATTACCTCTGCAAAACCTAAAATTGGTGCCTACCACTTTACAACAATCGTTCCTAATCTTGGTATGGTCCGTACCCAGTCAGGTGAGTCCTTTGCAGTGGCAGACCTCCCTGGTTTGATCGAAGGCGCTAGTCAAGGTGTGGGCTTGGGAACTCAATTCCTTCGCCATATTGAGCGTACTCGCGTTATCCTTCACATCATTGATATGTCAGCCAGTGAAGGTCGCGATCCTTACGAAGATTATCTAGCTATTAACAAAGAGTTGGAATCTTACAACCTTCGTCTGATGGAGCGTCCGCAAATTATTGTTGCTAATAAGATGGATATGCCAGAGAGTCAAGAAAACCTTGAAGAATTCAAGAAAAAATTGGCAGCTAACTATGATGAGTTCGAGGATCTTCCAGCCATCTTCCCAATCTCTGGTTTGACTAAGCAAGGTCTTGCACCTTTACTAGATGCAACAGCAGAGCTTCTTGATAAGACGCCAGAATTCCTTCTTTATGATGAGTCAGAAATGGAAGAAGAAGTTTATTATGGCTTTGACGAAGAAGAAAAACCATTTGAAATTAGTCGTGATGACGATGCAACTTGGGTACTTTCAGGTGAAAAACTCATTAAACTCTTTAACATGACTAACTTTGATCGTGATGAGTCTGTCATGAAGTTTGCTCGTCAGTTGCGTGGTATGGGAGTTGATGAAGCTCTCCGTGCCCGTGGTGCCAAGGATGGAGATCTAGTTCGTATCGGCAAATTTGAGTTTGAGTTTGTAGACTAGGAGATAGCTATGGGAGATAAACCGATATCTTTCCGAGATGCTGATGGAAATTTTGTTTCTGCAGCAGACGTCTGGAATGAGAAAAAGTTAGAAGAACTCTTTAATCGCCTCAATCCAAATCGTGCTTTGAGACTAGCAAGAACTAAAAAACAAGCTGAAAACAACAAATCATAAAATAAACCCGTGATGATAGTCATCACGGGATTTTGTTAGCGATCAAAAAATAGAGGTGGTGCAAACTGTTTGAGGCGCTCAAAGCAAGATTGAGCTTGTTCCTTATCCTCGCAGATAACCAAACAGACATCATTTCCACAGATAGTAGCTACAATTTCAGGGAAGTTTAGGGCATCCAAGATGGATCCGAAGGACTGTGCTAATCCTGGATAGGTTTTGATGACAACCTGGTGTTGGACAGGTTGCATCATGTAGAGGGCTTCCTCCATATACACTTCTAGCCGTTTTTCCCACTTGGATGTAGAGCCAGTGTTGATTGAATAATAGGAGTGTTCACCTTCACGAATCTTAGAAAGATTCATCAGATTGATGTCTCTTGAAAGTGTTGCTTGTGTGACCTGTACTCCGTTTTCAATCAGTAGTTCTTGTAATTCAGTTTGGGTATGAATTTTTTGTTTAGTGATTAGGGCTCGGATGAGCTGGTGTCTTTGCTCGGCTTTGTTCATCTACAGTTACCTCCCTTTGAAAAGGTATCTCAAGACTTGACTGTGCAAGGTCTACAGTCAAGTGATAGTCTGTATTGTCACGTACAGTAATCTCAAAGTCTGTTGTGTAAAGAACGAGACGTACTGTATCTCCTTCTTTTAGTTTGTAAATAGTTGGTTGGAGTTCAAATTGGAATTCCAACCATTCATATGGTTTAACTTCTTCAATTTTCAATAAATCATGACGATTTTGAAGATTGAGATAGCCTTTGGTGATAACACGCTGTGCATTTGGACTAAATGGTAGTTCGCAAAGGTTTTCCAGCATGTGGTAACGACCATTATCAATCGTACGAGCAGCCAAAACTCCTGGATATGGTTGTAGGTATTTCTTTTGACCAAGTTCGAGAAGTTGAGCAGAAAGTAAGCCTTTGTTTGTACTTGACTTGAGACGAAGGTTTAGTTTAACACGACCATTGATATGAAGATCTTCAGTCACTGGAAGATCAATGGTAATCTGATTCACCTTACCTTGATAAAGTTCATTGTTAAAGGTTTGGTAAGTCTTTCCAAATCGTTCGAAGTCAGAATCTTGGTAATGATTTTCAATGACAGCTTCTTCAGTACCTAAAGAGAAAGTTTTAGGGTCAGTTTGATTTCCAAAATCTTCAAGTGACAGCCAGGTTTGAGGAGCAGTATTGTCTTGCCAAACGACTCTTGGAAGTTGGTAGTCAGTTTCTTGGTCCAATAATTTCTGCGTCAAAAGAGCATTCATGGATTCACGGAAATCAATAGATTGCCAATTGTTCATATAAACATGGGCGCCGTTATGGTAAAAGAGATGTTTCTTAATATTGCTTGGAAGAGCATTGAACATTTGATAGACATGAAGTGGTTTTACATTCCAGTCTTGCGAACCGTGGGTAAAGACAACATCAGCCTTAACTTTGTGAGCATTAAGAAGGTAGTTTCTGTCATGCCAAAATTGGTTATAATCCCCAGTTTTACGGTCTAGATTTTTCTTCAGTTCTTCTATAGAATCTTTATGAGCCTCGTTTCCACGAATATAGTCACCAGCTAAGAGATTACGAGAATAAGTTAATTCATCTAATGAATCGAAGTCCTCTCCTGGATAGCCACCAGGGCTTGTTACCAGACCATTTTCTCGGTAATAGTTGTACCAAGAAGAAATACCGGCTTCAGCAATGATGACCTCTAAACCATCAACTCCTGTAGTAGCAAGACCATTTGACATTGTTCCTAGATAAGAAAGACCAGTAGTGGCGACTTTACCATTGGACCAGTCAGCCTTGACTTGACGTTTACGACTATGGTCTGTAAAGGCGCGACAACGGCCATTGAGCCAATCAATGATATTTTTATAGGCTTCAACTTGTCGATAGTCACCATTAGTCATCTGACCTTGAGAATCCTTTGTACCAAGACCAGATACGTAGATATTTGCAAATCCTCTTGGAAGGAAGTAGTCGTTAAGTGTGTAGCTGCTATTGATATGAGTCAGTTTTTCTTCAGCTTCTGAAACGAGGTCTGCTTGGCCAACTGGCTCAACCAAGTCTAATGTTGGATTTGCTAGAGAAATTTCATGTGGTTCCTTGACTTCTAGCTCAGCTTCCATTTTGTAAAGAGCTTTATCGCTTGCTTTATCATTGGTTCCTTGATGGTAAGGACTTGCCGTCATAACTGCTGGAATTTTGCCATTGTAAGTCGGACGGATGATGCTAACCTTGACTAAATCAGGTAGACCATCATTATCAGAATCAATACGAGTTTCTACATAAACAACTTCACGAATAACATTGTTAGTTGAGAAAGTAGCCAAACTCTTTCCATTGAAGTAGTGGTAATCATTGTCCTCAGGGATAAGACCATCACTAACTAGCTGATCAATCAAGGTATTTCCCTTTTTAGTGCGCGTGTTAAGGAGTTGATAGAGATTGTCAATCAAAACTCCGTATACAATAGGGAATGCCGTTTCTTTATGAAAAGCTAGACCATCTTCAAAGTCTATTAAGTAGTTGAAACCAAGCAACTGAAAGGCAACAGTATAGAAAATTTCTGAAGTTAATTCACGATCAGAATTGAAGAAAGTGAGTAGATCAGTTTCTTTGTCAACCGCTAAAGTTGAAAGGGGATAATCCGTATTTTTGTAATTGAAAAAATAAGTTCTAACAAAAGCTTCAAACTGTTCTTTATCAGAATTTGATTGATCAAGCTTGAACCCAAGGTTGGATAATTCCTGTAAAGCTTCTTGCTGGCTTACAGGATAGTAACTGAATTGATTAAAACGCATAGATGCCTCCTTTGAAGAATCATTCTGAATTTATTATATCAAAAAAGAAGGGAAAATGATAGAATCAGCTGGTTTGGAAAGGTTAAATTGCTATTAATCTAACAGAGTTTAAGAGAGTGTTTTAACAAGCCCTATCTTGATTTTTTGAGTATCCTAAAAGGTTATGCTATACTAGAAATATGTTAGATTTGGAGAAATATGGTGTGACCATGTGGGAAGAGGACAAGATTTTCTCTTTCCGTCAAAAATTATTAGCCTGGTATGACGAAAACAAGCGTGATTTACCCTGGAGACGAAGCAAGAATCCTTATCATATCTGGGTATCTGAAATTATGTTGCAGCAGACTCGAGTTGATACCGTCATTCCCTATTATGAACGATTTTTAGAATGGTTTCCAACTGTTGAAAGCTTAGCAAATGCAGCTGAGGAACGCTTATTAAAAGCTTGGGAAGGACTTGGCTATTATTCTCGTGTCCGCAATATGCAAACAGCCGCTCAACAGATTATGAGTGAATTTGAAGGCAAGTTTCCGTCAACTTATGCAGGTATTTCGAGTTTAAAAGGGATTGGTCCTTATACAGCTGGTGCAATTTCTAGTATTGCCTTTAACCTTCCACAGCCTGCAGTAGATGGCAATGTTATGCGTGTTTTGGCACGTTTGTTTGAAGTCAATCATGATATTGGAAATCCTAGCAATCGAAAAATATTTCAAGCGATGATGGAAGTTCTAATAGATCCTGATCGTCCAGGTGATTTCAATCAGGCTTTGATGGATTTAGGTTCAGATATTGAGGCTCCTGTTAATCCAAGACCGGAGGAGAGTCCTGTTAAAGAGTTCAGTGCTGCTTACCAACATGGGACCATGGATCGCTATCCCATTAAGGCTCCAAAGAAAAAGCCAATCCCTATTTATCTAAAGGCTCTTGTAGTGCAAAATAGTCAGGGGCAGTTTCTATTAGAGAAGAATGAGAGTGAAAAACTCTTGGCTGGATTTTGGCATTTTCCCTTGATTGAAGTTGATGAATTCTCAGACCAGACTCAGGACCTGGACCTTTTTAGTCAAGTAGAGGAGCCAATTCTAGAACTGGGACCATCTCCACAGGAGAGTTTTGAACAGGACTATGATTTTGAAGTTGATTGGCAAGATCTACGTTTTGAAGAGGTTAAGCACATTTTTAGCCATCGAAAATGGCATATTCAGATAATTGCAGGGCGAGTTGCTGAGTCGCAGGAATACGCTGATAGAGAAGTCCTTTGGTTAAGTCCAGAAGAATTTAATAATTATCCCCTAGCCAAACCTCAGCAAAAGATCTGGCAAGCCTACTTGAAAAGAAGCTGCTAGTATCGGTCTTTCGTGTCTTCTTTACATTTTTTTGGTATAATGAGATAAGGAAAAAGGTGACTAAATGAAAAAAATACTAATTGTAGATGATGAAAAACCCATCTCAGATATTATAAAATTTAATATGACCAAGGAAGGTTATGAAGTTGTAACTGCTTTCAATGGTCGTGAAGCTCTTGAACAATTTGAAGCTGAGCAACCAGATATTATTATCTTGGATTTGATGCTTCCAGAGATTGATGGACTTGAGGTCGCAAAAACTATTCGTAAGACAAGTAGTGTTCCAATTATCATGCTTTCAGCTAAAGACAGCGAGTTTGATAAGGTTATCGGTCTTGAACTTGGGGCGGATGACTATGTAACTAAGCCCTTTTCAAATCGTGAACTACAGGCCCGTGTTAAGGCCTTACTTCGCCGTACAGAGCTAGCTTCTGCTGATAACCAAGAGCCTGAAACGAAACTACAAAGTCTGCAAATCGGTGACTTGGAGATCCTCCCAGATGCTTATGTCGCTAAGAAATATGGTGAAGAGTTAGACCTAACCCACCGCGAATTCGAACTCTTACATCATTTAGCTTCTCATATTGGTCAAGTGATCACCCGTGAGCACCTCCTTGAGACTGTTTGGGGTTATGACTACTTTGGGGATGTCCGTACAGTAGACGTAACCATTAGACGCTTGCGCGAGAAGATTGAAGATACACCAAGTAGACCTGAATACATCCTAACTCGTCGTGGAGTGGGATATTATATGAGAAATAATGATTGAAGTAATTAAACAAACAATTTTGACGAGTGACTTTATCTTTATCCTCATCCTAATTGGCTTTATTATGCTAGTGACTTTTCTTCTGCTTGAGAGCCGTCGTGATAATATTCGCCTTAGACAATTAAACCAGAAGGTTAAGGATTTGATTGCTGGTGATTATTCTCAGGTTTTGGATATGCAAGGTAGCTCAGAGATAACTAATATCACTAACAATCTTAATGATTTGTCAGAAGTAATCCGTTTGACTCAGGAAAATCTGGAACAAGAGAGTAAAAGGTTGCATAGTATCTTGTCCTACATGACAGACGGAGTACTTGCGACCAATCGTCGTGGTCAGATTATCATGATTAATGACATGGCTAAGAGACAACTTGGAGTTGAAAGGGATGATGCTCTTAATCAAAATATCTTAGAGTTACTCAAAATTGAAGAAGAGTATGAGCTGAGAGATCTCATTACGCAAAGTCCTGAATTGATGATTTATTCCCAAAATGTGAATGGCGAGTATATCAGCTTGCGCGTGCGTTTTGCCTTGATTCGTAGAGAGTCTGGTTTTATCTCTGGTTTAGTAGCAGTCCTACATGATACGACTGAACAAGAGAAGGAAGAACGTGAGAGAAGGCTTTTCGTTTCGAACGTTAGTCATGAGTTGCGTACACCTTTGACAAGTGTTAAATCTTATCTTGAGGCCTTGGACGAAGGAGCTCTAACAGAACCAGTTGCCCCTGATTTTATCAAGGTTTCTCTGGACGAAACCAACCGTATGATGCGGATGGTGACGGACCTCTTGCACCTCTCACGGATTGACAATGAGACCAGTCACTTGGATGTTGAGTTGATTAACTTTACTGCCTTTATCACTTTTATTCTCAATCGTTTTGATAAGATGAGAAGTCAGGATGAGGAGAAGAAGTACGAGTTGGTGAGAGATTATCCGATTAACTCTGTTTGGATTGAAATTGATACGGATAAGATGATCCAGGTGATTGATAATATTCTAAATAACGCCATCAAATATTCACCAGATGGTGGAAAAATCACTGTAAGCATGAAAACTACAGATGATCAGATGATTTTGTCTATCTCCGACCAAGGTCTAGGGATTCCAAAGCAAGATTTGCCGAAGATTTTTGACCGTTTCTATCGAGTAGACAGAGCAAGAAGTCGTGCCCAAGGTGGAACAGGACTAGGATTGGCTATTGCTAAGGAAATCATCAAGCAACATAAGGGCTTTATTTGGGCAAAGAGTGAATATGGCAAGGGCTCTACTTTTACCATCGTACTTCCATACGATAAAGATGCCGTGAAAGAAGAGATTTGGGAGGATGAACTAGAAGACTAGAATGAGTGATATCGGTTTTAAATACAGTATTTTAGCATCGGGTTCCAGTGGAAATTCTTTTTACTTGGAAACACCAAAAAAGAAAATTTTAGTAGATGCGGGACTCTCAGGCAAAAAAATTACAAGCCTCTTGAGTGAAATCAATCGTAAACCAGAGGATTTGGATGCTATCTTAATAACCCATGAGCATTCAGATCATATCCACGGTGTGGGCGTCCTTGCTCGTAAGTACGGCATGGATCTTTATGCCAATGAGAAAACTTGGCAGGCTATGGAAAATAGTAAGTATCTCGGTAAAGTTGACTCGTCGCAAAAGCATATTTTCGAGATGGGTAAAACCAAATCCTTTGGCGACATCGATATCGAGAGCTTCGGTGTGAGTCATGATGCAGTCGCTCCCCAGTTTTATCGTTTTATGAAGGACGATAAGAGCTTTGTCATGCTGACGGATACAGGCTATGTTAGTGACCGTATGGCTGGCATTGTCGAGAATGCAGATGGCTACCTGATCGAGTCAAATCATGATGTTGAAATCCTGCGAGCAGGATCCTACGCATGGCGACTCAAACAACGCATCCTGTCTGATCTTGGACATCTCTCAAATGAAGATGGCGCAGACGCCATGATTCGCACACTAGGTAATCGCACCAAGAAGATTTACCTAGGCCATTTGTCTAAGGAAAATAATATCAAGGAGCTAGCCCACATGACCATGGTCAATCAGTTAGCTCAGGCAGATCTGGGAGTAGGAGTAGACTTTCAAGTTTACGATACTTCACCAGACACCGCAACACCATTGACTGAGATATAAAAAAAGAAGGCCTATGCCTTCTTTTTTATAGACTATCTTACAACCCAGCAAATTCTTTGATTTCTTGAGCTGACATTGAAGAATCGCAACGGACATTGATTTGTCCATTTTTAACATGAACGAATCCTGGTACAGTTGGGATTTCGTAGCGTGAGCGGAAGTCTTGTAAAGCTTCAAGTTGGCTTGGCTCTTCACTATTAATGAAGTAGATGTGTGCTTTGGTTTCAGCCACTACACCAGCCAATGTGCCAGCAAATTTACGGCAGTAAGGACAAGTTTTACGTCCGATAAAGAAAGTTGCTGTTTCTTGATTGTCGAGCGCTTCTTGAGCACGCGCAACTGTTGTCACTTCAAGATCTTTGATGTTTTCTAAAAATTGTTCCATGAGAATACCTCGCTTTTTTTGATAAAACTAGTATGCCATAAAAATGCTAAAATTGCTCAGTTTTGATACGGAAATAGATGGTGGGACAGAAATCAGTAAACTAAGTCTGATTTTCTAGTCCGATATCCCTGTGTCTTTAAAGATATCGAAACTGAAGTTTTGGTCAAAAGAGTTAAAAGAAGACATAAATTACAGTCAGCTTTTACTTCATCTTCAAAAATAAAGGTCAGGATTTTTCCCGACCTTTATATAGTTGCTTTATTTTACAAAAGCATTGATTTCAGCTTCGATGTTAGCAATCTTAGTTTGTGAATCTTCGTTGCTTTCACCAACAACTGCAATGTAGAACTTGATTTTTGGTTCTGTACCTGAAGGACGAACTGCAATCCATGAACCATCTGCAAGAGTGTATTTCAATACATCACTTGGGGGAGTAGTCAAGGCTGTTACAGTGCCATCAGCGGCAGTAGAAGTTTGTGCTTTGAAGTCTTCTACGACAGTGATTTCTGTTGCGTTAAATTCTTTAGGCCCGTTTTCACGGAATTTCGCCATAATTGCTTTGATTTGCTCAGCACCGTCAACACCAGAGAGGGTAACAGAGATTGTCTTTTCAGAATAGTAGCCGTACTCTTTGTAGATTTCCTCGATACCATCTGCAAGAGTCAAACCACGAGAGCGGTAGTAGGCAGCAAGTTCAGCAACGACAAGAACAGCTTGGATAGCATCTTTATCACGCACGAATGGTTTAATCAAGTAACCGAAGCTTTCTTCAAATCCCATCATGTAAGTGTGATTGTGTTTTTCTTCGAATTCTTGGATTTTTTCAGCGATAAATTTGAAACCAGTCAAGACGTTGAACATAGTTGCGCCGTAGCTTTCAGCAATCTTAGTTACCAAGTCAGTTGATACGATAGATTTGCAAAGGGCTGCATTTTCTGGAAGTGTACCAGCATTTTTGTGAGCTTCCAAAATGTATTTGGCCATGATGGCACCGATTTGGTTCCCTGAAAGGTTAAGGTAGCTTCCGTCTTTTTGAAGGACTTCAACACCGACACGGTCAGCGTCAGGGTCAGTTGCGACAAGAACATCAGCCCCTACTTGGCGACCAAGTTCTTCTGCAAGTGCAAAGGCTGCTTGGCTTTCTGGGTTTGGAGATTTAACAGTTGAGAAGTCTGGGTCTGGGGTAGCTTGAGCTTCAACAACTTGAACTGAGTCGAATCCTGCTTGTGCAAGAGCACGACGCGCCAACATTTCACCAGTACCGTGAAGAGGAGTGTAGACAATCTTCATGTCCTTACCAAACTCTTCAATCAAAGCTGGGTTGATGTTCACATCTTTGACTTCTTTGAGGTATTCGGTATCGACTGCTTCG carries:
- a CDS encoding metal-sulfur cluster assembly factor, which gives rise to MAYTEEQIENIKTRILTALEEVIDPELGIDIVNLGLIYEIRFDGDTGETEIDMTLTTMGCPLADLLTDQIYDAMTDVPEVTNVEVKLVWYPAWTVEKMSRYARIALGIK
- a CDS encoding glycosyltransferase family 4 protein, whose product is MEKKKLRINMLSSSEKVAGQGVSGAYRELVQLLKRDAKDQLIVTENLPIEADVTHFHTIDFPYYLSTFQKKRSGRKIGYVHFLPDTLEGSLKIPFFLKGIVKRYVFSFYDRMEHLVVVNPTFIEDLVAAGIPREKVTYIPNFVNKEKWHPLPIEQVEQLRKDMGIDENQFVVVGAGQVQKRKGIDDFITLAEELPDITFIWAGGFSFGGITDGYERYKKIMDNPPDNLIFPGIVDPERMRELYALADLFLLPSYNELFPMTILEAASCEAPIMLRDLDLYKVILEGNYRPTSDVEEMKEAILEYREHPEALKELKEKAKAISRDYSEEHLLEIWLKFYREQAALGKK
- a CDS encoding glycosyltransferase family 4 protein: MRIGLFTDTYFPQVSGVATSIRTLKTELEKQGHAVFIFTTTDKDVNRYEDWQIIRIPSVPFFAFKDRRFAYRGFTKALEIAKQYKLDIIHTQTEFSLGLLGIWIARELKIPVIHTYHTQYEDYVHYIAKGLLIRPSMVKYLVRGFLHDVDGVICPSEIVRDLLSDYKVKVEKRVIPTGIELAKFERPEIGPEHISDLRDKLGIKKDEKMLLSLSRVSYEKNIQAVLVALPDVLKEEQNVKLVVAGDGPYLENLKEQAEDLQIQDSVIFTGMIAPSETALYYKAADFFISASTSETQGLTYLESLASKTPVIAHGNPYLDNLISDKMFGTLYYEERDLAGAILEALIATPKMDEKLLADKLYEISAENFAKRVHEFYLDAIISNNFEKELTRDEPMTQRILKTVFYLPQQAVSVPVKSSKRMLKASKKQLNDLRDYWND
- a CDS encoding PspC domain-containing protein, with the protein product MKKKFMRSSRDQKIGGVCAGLANYFDIDPTIVRVIWGVLAFCYGSGLIAYLILWAIAPVSEEY
- a CDS encoding DUF4044 domain-containing protein, whose translation is MAFGDNGKRKKTFFEKLTLFVVLIMLFVTLAGIFATAIGVFSRF
- the obgE gene encoding GTPase ObgE — its product is MSMFLDTAKIKVKAGNGGDGMVAFRREKYVPNGGPWGGDGGRGGNVVFVVDEGLRTLMDFRYNRHFKAQSGEKGMTKGMHGRGAEDLIVRVPQGTTVRDAETGKVITDLIEHGQEFIVAHGGRGGRGNIRFATPKNPAPEISENGEPGQERELQLELKILADVGLIGFPSVGKSTLLSVITSAKPKIGAYHFTTIVPNLGMVRTQSGESFAVADLPGLIEGASQGVGLGTQFLRHIERTRVILHIIDMSASEGRDPYEDYLAINKELESYNLRLMERPQIIVANKMDMPESQENLEEFKKKLAANYDEFEDLPAIFPISGLTKQGLAPLLDATAELLDKTPEFLLYDESEMEEEVYYGFDEEEKPFEISRDDDATWVLSGEKLIKLFNMTNFDRDESVMKFARQLRGMGVDEALRARGAKDGDLVRIGKFEFEFVD
- a CDS encoding arginine repressor, with translation MNKAEQRHQLIRALITKQKIHTQTELQELLIENGVQVTQATLSRDINLMNLSKIREGEHSYYSINTGSTSKWEKRLEVYMEEALYMMQPVQHQVVIKTYPGLAQSFGSILDALNFPEIVATICGNDVCLVICEDKEQAQSCFERLKQFAPPLFFDR